The proteins below are encoded in one region of Coffea arabica cultivar ET-39 chromosome 4c, Coffea Arabica ET-39 HiFi, whole genome shotgun sequence:
- the LOC113738776 gene encoding uncharacterized protein: protein MGISPFDKTDPVFASKRKYGNVNHPHKNCKADSLKENLKRFEFFEADVDEDYRQFLTNYDCYDNSMNDDALDNDPHYEIFLSSLIVNGNSFVLQVNEKNGLSEPLKYDAEDSCDDESLGNSRDMKAAIGGNVGDDTSDSSGGSELDSPLVFSDLAKKQRQFVVEDDIRSEPTDSNPSGNQAYLVEDLGSGGFCASGGKYKTDMQSKECCKSQILRKSMKVKKKNNDECEDDYQRYINCLRFDGENFVLKYKNASPIVYESDEYPPDAQTNNCTYNMEESTKLPATAGGSHASVMGDDNCHYIATSSSHSPFREQVMRILRKPYDLKEHQMLGQLILARKPIARNMDLRNGRDMTYSTNKDGKSYLDHHYDLSRKLHAAKTPHEELNLLRGFFFWLQNLTQDRAFKPWLDASCLALCRS from the exons ATGGGTATTAGTCCTTTTGATAAGACGGACCCAGTTTTTGCATCTAAGAGGAAATATGGTAACGTTAATCATCCGCACAAGAATTGCAAAGCTGATTCTTTGAAGGAAAACTTGAAAAGGTTTGAATTTTTTGAGGCTGATGTAGATGAAGATTATAGgcaatttttaacaaattatgACTGCTATGATAACAGCATGAATGATGATGCTCTGGACAATGATCCCCATTATGAGATTTTTTTGAGCAGTCTAATAGTAAATGGAAACTCATTTGTGCTTCAAGTTAACGAAAAGAATGGATTATCTGAGCCTCTAAAGTACGATGCAGAAGACAGCTGTGATGATGAGAGCCTAGGTAACTCCAGGGACATGAAGGCAGCAATAGGGGGCAATGTTGGAGATGATACATCTGATTCTTCAGGCGGTTCTGAGTTAGATTCTCCACTAGTGTTCAGTGATCTTGCTAAAAAACAGAGGCAGTTTGTGGTTGAGGATGATATTAGGTCCGAACCCACTGATTCTAATCCTTCAGGGAATCAGGCATACTTGGTTGAAGATCTTGGCAGTGGAGGCTTCTGTGCATCTGGTGGAAAGTATAAGACTGATATGCAAAGTAAGGAGTGCTGCAAGTCTCAAATCTTGAGAAAGTCCATGAaggtcaagaaaaaaaataatgatgaaTGTGAAGATGATTATCAGAGATACATCAATTGTTTAAGATTTGATGGTGAAAATTTTGTTCTGAAATACAAAAATGCATCCCCTATAGTATATGAGAGTGATGAGTATCCACCAGATGCCCAGACAAATAATTGTACATATAACATGGAAGAGAGCACAAAGCTCCCTGCAACTGCTGGAGGATCTCATGCTAGT GTCATGGGAGATGATAACTGCCATTACATTGCCACTTCAAGCAGTCATTCCCCGTTCAGGGAACAAGTGATGAGGATTTTAAGAAAGCCATACGACTTAAAGGAGCACCAAATGCTTGGGCAGCTTATCCTTGCTCGAAAGCCAATAGCCCGTAACATGGACTTGCGCAATGGGAGGGATATGACCTATTCAACAAATAAAGAtggaaaatcatatcttgatCATCACTATG ATCTTAGTAGAAAGCTTCACGCAGCCAAAACTCCCCATGAAGAGTTGAACTTGTTACGCGGGTTTTTCTTTTGGTTACAG AATCTGACTCAGGACAGAGCCTTCAAACCATGGCTAGACGCGTCATGTCTTGCCCTGTGTAGATCTTAA